Proteins from a single region of Palaemon carinicauda isolate YSFRI2023 chromosome 1, ASM3689809v2, whole genome shotgun sequence:
- the LOC137638035 gene encoding lysosomal proton-coupled steroid conjugate and bile acid symporter SLC46A3-like, with product MACTRFRKALRLAKDILRAITIEPMLFLKAVSYAASFAPTENLKLDRYCRVTLGYPGEVCEKINDGNHESIQVEVQKQVNIFNFNEKLISSIIPVLLLSFIASWSDQRGRRLPILLSIFGTTLYSATYLLVSFFPTWPPEILYVASFCLSFGGGWSLFYMAVYSYIADMSACEERTKRLAIVRSIWVLGTPAGTAVGALIYDAGGFCWVFGFSTVLYLSSFFYSVFVVKDKEKLIEENKEISKQKRLWSPRNVVDLFHVCLRKRLGNGRWHIMILLGIMLMLMSASPHNLYLWLLRVLNWDIDSYSIYKIVNDVGQSLAMLCFTPIFGYLRLHDCSLGGMTLVLIFCRLLAFGMTTSPSQWWVPYVFIFIPAEFVIKGKFMYKMKV from the coding sequence ATGGCGTGCACAAGGTTTCGTAAAGCCTTAAGGTTGGCCAAGGATATTCTCAGAGCGATTACAATTGAACCTATGTTGTTTTTGAAAGCAGTGTCCTATGCGGCTTCATTTGCTCCAACTGAAAATCTGAAGCTTGATCGGTACTGCAGGGTAACACTTGGTTATCCCGGTGAAGTATGTGAGAAAATTAACGATGGGAACCACGAAAGTATACAAGTGGAAGTGCAGAAGCAGGTTAACATTTTTAACTTTAATGAAAAACTAATATCAAGCATAATTCCCGTGTTACTGTTATCATTTATCGCATCTTGGAGCGATCAAAGAGGAAGGAGATTACCTATACTTCTATCAATATTTGGTACCACTCTTTATTCCGCCACTTATCTCTTGGTTTCCTTTTTTCCAACTTGGCCTCCAGAAATTTTGTATGTAGCCTCGTTTTGTTTATCTTTCGGAGGCGGGTGGTCGTTATTCTACATGGCCGTCTACAGTTACATTGCTGATATGTCAGCGTGTGAAGAGCGAACCAAACGACTTGCTATAGTGAGAAGTATCTGGGTTCTGGGAACTCCAGCTGGTACTGCTGTGGGAGCCCTGATCTACGATGCAGGAGGGTTCTGCTGGGTGTTTGGTTTTAGCACGGTCCTTTACTTAAGTTCATTCTTTTACTCTGTTTTCGTCGTGAAAGATAAAGAGAAACTGatcgaagaaaataaagaaatctcAAAACAAAAGCGTTTGTGGAGCCCCCGGAATGTAGTCGACTTATTTCATGTTTGCTTAAGAAAGCGCCTAGGAAATGGGAGGTGGCACATTATGATTTTATTAGGAATCATGCTTATGCTTATGAGTGCATCTCCACACAATTTGTACTTATGGTTATTGCGAGTTCTCAACTGGGACATAgactcatacagtatatacaagattGTTAATGATGTTGGTCAATCGCTGGCAATGCTTTGCTTTACTCCGATTTTTGGATATCTGCGTCTCCATGACTGTTCTCTGGGAGGTATGACTCTTGTACTAATATTTTGTCGACTCTTAGCTTTTGGGATGACAACTTCACCAAGCCAGTGGTGGGTCCCTTACGTTTTCATCTTCATCCCAGCGGAGTTTGTTATCAAAGGTAAATTCATGTACAAAATGAAAGTTTGA